In Pseudonocardia sp. DSM 110487, the sequence GAGATCGGGCGCCTGGCGGTAGGGGCGCGATCGTGTCGGTCCATCGGGTCGGTTTGGTCGAGTGCCTGTCGGTGGGCGCGCCGTTCCCGGCCCGGGTCGCCCGGCGCCCGCTTCGTGGTCCGGGCTTCGCGTGTGGTTCCGCCGGCTGCATCGACCCGGTCGCCTTGCGGGGGTGGCTGGGTTGGGTGCACTACCGTCCCCTGGGGTGGCGTGGGCGGCCGTCCCCGACGCGGGGGCACGGCTGTTTCGAGGAGACCGTTGCTGCCGGGTGCCACGCGACTGGCTGTGGTCCCGACCCTCCACCCCCAGCCCTGCTCCTGGATGATCACGGCGCCACCCCTCGGGGCAGGGCCCGCGCTCAGGTCGGTGATCAGCAGGAACGGGACACCCGGTGCAGGGGTGTCTCCCCGGTCGGAACACACCAGCTGCAGGGATGCAGCTCAGGTCCCGATTCCGCGGTTCACACCCCAGATTCCAGGTGTGGCCAGGGGCGACGACGGGAACACAGCCAGATGCGTGGCACCCAAACCGCGGCGGTCTCGTCCCGGACGGGCGTGCCCCGCGTCGGGGACGGCCGCCCGAGCAACCACATGATTCGGTAGAGCACCCAACCCAGCCACCCCGGCAAGGCGACGGGGTCGAGGTGAACCGGATCGCTACGCCGGCAGCCCTCGGCTGGTGGGTGAGGCCCGGGGGCTACCCGGTGCCGGGAACGGCGCGCCCACGAAAGCGTCCGGCACCCCGGCCGCACCCCCGGGGGGTGCGTTCCGCGGAACGCACCGCGAGGTCAAACGATGATCAGCGGCTTGGCGCGAAACCCGACGCTCCGCGTCAGGAAAGGCGCCGGCTGATGATCACAGGCGCCCGACCGGCCCGACCCCGGGTTCTGTGGAGCCCGGCGCGCTCGTTCTCGGCTGGTGCGCCCGGTCGACGGGGTGTCTGACCTGCGACGGGCTGCGTCGGCCGACACGGGTTGCGTCGGCAGCTCCGCCGTGCCGAGATGCGGCCCGAGCCCTGCGATCAGAGGAATGATCACGAAGTCCGGCTGCAGTACTAGCCGACGGTCCCTTCGAGGATGTTGTGCAGGACGGCGAGCCCGTCGTGGACCTCGGTGAACGAGGTCGACAGGGGCGCGGGGCCGATGCGGATGGCGTCGGGTTCGCGGTAGTCGGGGAGCACGCCGCGGTCCCAGAGGAGGTCGACGACCTCGCGGAACCCGGGGCGGCTGATTGTGAGATGGCCGCCGCGGCGTTCGGGGTCGCGGGGCGAGATCACCTCCACCCCGTGCGGAACGAGCCAGGCGTCGACGAGCTCGAGGGCGAACGCGGTGAGCGCGAGGGACTTCGTGCGGACCGCGGCGATACCGGCCTCATCCAGGAGGTCGAGGGATGCGAGCAGGGGTACGGCGGCGAGTATGGGCGGGGTGCCGCTCACGACGTGGCGGATCCCAGGAGCGGGGACGTAGCCGGGGCCCATGGTGAACGGGTCGAGCCGACCCATCCAGCCCTGGATCGGCTGGCGCAGGACGCCCTGGAGACCGCGGCGGACGTAGGCGAAGGCGGGGGAGCCGGGGCCGCCGTTCAGGAACTTGTAGGTGCACCCGACGGCCAGGTCGACGCCCCACTCGTCGAGGGCGAGCGGCACGGATCCGGCGGAGTGGCAGAGGTCGAGCAGCACGTGGGCGCCTGCCCGATGAGCCGCGGCGGTGATCGCGGGGGCGTCGGCGAGCCAGCCGGAGCGGTAGGCGACATGGGAGAGCAGCACCAGGGCGGTGTCCGGGCCGGCGGCGTCCGCGACCTGGTCGGAGGTGACGCCTTCGGCGATGTCGGCCTGCAACCACCGGACGCTCCCGCCGCGTTCGGCCGCGATGCCCTCCACGACGTAGCGGTCGGTGGGGAAGTCGTCGGCGAAGGCGACGATCACCCGGCGGTCCGGGTCGACGGTGACGGCGGCGTCGATGGCGGCGCGGGCGAGCTTGTAGAGCAGCACGGTGGTGGAGTCGGCGAGCACGGTCTGCCCGGCCGCGGCGCCCAGCGCGAGGGCGGCGATCCGGTCCCCGATGCGTTCCGGCCAGTCCATCCACGGCGCGTCCGGGCCGTCCTCGGTCCAGCCACGGATCAGCCGCTGCCCCCATGCCTGGTGGATGAACTCGCCCAGCCGGTTGGCGGCGTCGGCCACCGGGCGGCCCAGCGAGTTGCCGTCCAGGTAGGCGACGACCCCGGGTGCGGGCAGGAACCGGTCCCGCAGCCCGGCGAGCGGGTCGGCGGCGTCCAGTGCGGTGGCCCGTTCCGCCCAGGTGCGGGTGGTGGTCACAGCTGGATCTCCGTGCGGACGGCGAACAGCTCGGGGAAGAAGGTCAGATCAAGCGCCGCCCGCAGGAAGTTGACCCCGCTGGAGCCGCCGGTGCCGCGCACGGTGCCGATCGTGCGTTCCACGGTCTTGAGGTGGCGGAAGCGCCACAGCTGGAAGTTCTCCTCCAGGTCGACCAGCTCCTCGCACGCCTCGTAGGCCTCCCAGAACTCGCGGGAGTGCTCGTAGATGTGCCGGAACACCGGCACCAGCTCAGGGGTGAACTCGTGCGGCTGCGTCACGTCCCGCTCCAGCAGCCGCTCCGGGACCTCGTGCTCGCACCGGTGCAGGTACCGCAGGAACTCGTCGTACACGGTCGGCTCCGCGAGCAGCGTCTCCAACAGCTCGCGGGCGGACGAGTCGTGGTCGAACAGTTTGATCATGGCCGCGTTCTTGTTGCCGAGGATGAACTCGACCGCCCGGTACTGGTAGGACTGGAAGCCCGACGAGGTGCCCAGGAACCGGCGGAACTCCGCGTACTCCGACGGTGTGAGGGTGGCCAGCACCGACCACTGCTCGGTCAGCTGCCGCTGGATGTGCTTCACCCTGGCCAGCGCTTTCAACGCCGGGCGCACCTCATCCGCCCGCAGCCGATCCCGCACCGCCCGCAGCTCGTGCAACACCAGCTTCAACCACAGCTCCGACGTCTGGTGCTGCACGATGAACAACAACTCGTCGTGGTGCACCGGACGGCTCACCGGATGCTGCGCCGACAGCAACTCGTCCAGGTGCAGGTACGCCCCGTAGGACAGGTTCACCCGCTCCCCGGTGCCACCGAACTCCCGGACCACACCCTCCTCGAGGGGTCGGAGGTTTCCGCCGTTCGCCGTCACCCCATCACGGTATCCGCTGCAGGAGGAGCTGGTCGGCGTAACACCAACCCCAGTCCTCCCCCGGCTCGTGCGACTGGACGATCGGGTGCGAGCTGGCGTGCCAGTGCCCGGACGCGTGGCGGCCGGGGGAGTTGTCGCAACACCCGACGTGGCCGCAGCGCAGGCACTTGCGGAGGTGGACCCACGTGCCGCCGTCGCGCAGGCAGTCCTCGCATCCCTTGTCGGTGCTCGGGGGCACGTCGGCGCGGACCCCGTCGAGGTGCGTGCAGGTGGCCTCGGTCGGGCGACCTTCCGCGTCTCCGACGACGGTGAAGGTGCCGGTCCGCCCGGGCGCGGCGGCGGGGCGGATCAGGACGACGGCCACCAGCGCACCGAGTGCGATGACCCCGATCCCCACGACGAACACGATCGTCAGCGCGTGCGTGAAGGAGGTGGTGTACGCGGGGAGGAGGGCGGTCTCGGCCTGGCCGAGTGAACGCCCCGCGGCGGCCAGGTCGCCCGACGCGGCCAGTTCCGCGGCGGCGGTGGCCTGCGGCGCCGGAACCCCGCCCGCCGTGAGCCGGGCGCCCGTCCCGTCGGCCAGCCGGGTCTCGAACACCGCGCCGAGCCCGGCGATCCCTCCCGCGATCCCGAGCTGGCGGGCGGTGTTGTTGATGCCGGACGCCATGCCGCTGTGGGCGGCGTCGACCGTGCTGAGCGCCGCAACGGTCATCGTCGGGTTGACCACGCCCGCGCCGATGCCGAAGACGAGGAGCGCCGGCAGCAACCGCAGACCGCCGGATTCCGGTCCGAGTTCGACCATGAGCGCAAGGCCCGCCCCGCACAGCGCGAGGCCGCCGACCAGGGCGATCCGCACGCCGAGCCGGGCCACGACCCGGGCCGCGAGCAGCGACACCACGAGGGACGCCACCGCGAACGGCGCGACCTCCAGGCCGGCGAGCGTGGGGCTCGAGCCGTGTACGTGCAGCAGGAACAAGGTGAGGTACACCAGCGGGGCGAAGCCGGCGGCGGCGAACACCACGGCCACCAGCGTGGCGCCGAGGAACGTCGGGTTGCGCATCAGGGCCGGTGCGATCAGCGGTGTCGGGGTGCGGAACTCGACCAGCGTGAACAGCGCGAACAGCACCAGCGCCGCACCGGCCATGCCGAGGGTGATCGGGGAGAGCCAGCCGGCCGCGTTGCCCCGCTGGACCAACACGATCAGGAGCACCATGGCACCGGTGAGGAGCGCGGCGCCCCACCAGTCCAGCCTCGTGGCGGAGCTGTCGCGGCTCTCCCGGAGGTGGCGCATGCCCACCGCGGCCGTGGGGAGCACCAGCACCACGGCGAGGGCGAACTGGGCGCGCCACCCGACGGCCTCCACGAGGATCCCGCCGAGCAGCGGGCCCAGCGCGATCGCGCCGGACACGCTGGCGCCCCAGACCCCGATCGCGCGGGCCCGCGCGGGCCCGTCGAACTCCGCCGCGATCAGCGCGAGCCCGGACGGGAAGAGCGCCGCCGCGCCCGCGCCCTGCACCAACCGTCCGACGATGAGCAGCCCCGTGGTCGGCGCCAGCGTGCACAGCAGGGAGCCGGCCCAGAACCCCGCGAGGCCGAGCAGGAACATCCGGCGCCTGCCGTAGCGGTCTCCCAGCGCGCCGCCTGCCAGCAGCAGCGACGCCAGCACCATCGCATACGACGACAGCACCCACTGCTGCGCGCTGAATCCCGCCGACAGATCGGCCGCGATCGCCGGCAGCGCGACGTTCGGCGCGGTCACGTTGAACAGCAGCAGCGCCGAGGCCAGGCACACCACGGCCAACGTCCACCGCTGACAGCGCCGCGCGCCCTCGGTGGTCTCGCCGGGTGGCCGCGCCGCCGCCGGCACGTCCGGGTGGGCCGGGCACGCTCCCAACCCGGCCGCCGGGATCAGCCGGGCGACACCGTGCCGACGTGCCTCGAAGTCCCCTGCCACGCGGCCTGATGCCGTCATCACGCCTCGCCCCCTCCCGGGCTCCGGCAGCGATTACACCCTTGCTGGGCATCCGGGACAACCGCCCCGACCCCGGTGGGGAGCACTAGCGTCGGCTCGTGCCGAACGACGCCGTGATCGAGTGGCTTCGTGACTCCGACCCCGCCCTGCGCTGGCAGGTCGAGCGCGATCTCATGGCCGACCCGCCCGAGGTGTGGGAAGCGACGCGCGCCCGGATCGCGACCGAGGGCTTCGGCGCGCGCCTACTAGCGCTCCAGGGGACGGACGGCCAGTGGGCGGGCGGCGCGTTCTTCCCCGCCCATTTCGAGCCCGAGGCGGGCGAGACAGGGCAGCCGTGGACGGCGACGACGTGGACGCTCAACTCGTTGCGGGAGTGGAGCCTCGATCCCGCTGTCCTGCGCGAGCGCCGCACGGCCGAGCTGCTCGCCGAGAACAGCCGCTGGGAGTACCAGAACCTTGCCGTACTGGGGCGGAGAGGTCGACTGCTGCATCAACGCCTGGACCGTCGCGAACGGCCTGTGGCTCGGCGCCGACGTGACCGGGATCGTCGACTGGTTCCTCGAACACCGGCTGCCCGACGGCGGCTGGAACTGCGAGTGGGTCGAGGGCTCGACCCGGTCGTCGTTCCATTCGACGCTGAACTCCCTCAAGGGCCTGCTCGCCTTCGACGCCGCGACGGGCGGCACGGAGGCGACGCGCGCCGCGCGGCGTTCCGGCGAGGAGTACCTGCTGCGGCGCGGCTCTTGCGCCGCCTGTCCACGGGGGAACCCGTGGCACCCTGGGTCGACCACGTCGCCTACCCGTTCCGCTGGTCCTACAGCGTGCTCAACGCGGCCGAGTACTTCCGGCAGGCGTCGCTGGTCGACGGAACGGCGCCCGACCAGCGCATGGCCGAGGCGATCGAGCTCGTGCGCGCCGCGCGGCAGCCGGACGGCACCTGGATCCAGGCCAGCCGGCACCCCGGGCGGGTGTGGTTCGAGGTCGACGTGCCGGCGGGGGAGCCGTCGAAGTGGCTGACGCTCTTCGGCACCCGGGTGCTCGCATGGTGGGACGCGCAGAGTCCCGGATAGGTGGTGGCCCGAGTTACCCGGCTGC encodes:
- a CDS encoding kynureninase; translation: MTTTRTWAERATALDAADPLAGLRDRFLPAPGVVAYLDGNSLGRPVADAANRLGEFIHQAWGQRLIRGWTEDGPDAPWMDWPERIGDRIAALALGAAAGQTVLADSTTVLLYKLARAAIDAAVTVDPDRRVIVAFADDFPTDRYVVEGIAAERGGSVRWLQADIAEGVTSDQVADAAGPDTALVLLSHVAYRSGWLADAPAITAAAHRAGAHVLLDLCHSAGSVPLALDEWGVDLAVGCTYKFLNGGPGSPAFAYVRRGLQGVLRQPIQGWMGRLDPFTMGPGYVPAPGIRHVVSGTPPILAAVPLLASLDLLDEAGIAAVRTKSLALTAFALELVDAWLVPHGVEVISPRDPERRGGHLTISRPGFREVVDLLWDRGVLPDYREPDAIRIGPAPLSTSFTEVHDGLAVLHNILEGTVG
- a CDS encoding tryptophan 2,3-dioxygenase — translated: MTANGGNLRPLEEGVVREFGGTGERVNLSYGAYLHLDELLSAQHPVSRPVHHDELLFIVQHQTSELWLKLVLHELRAVRDRLRADEVRPALKALARVKHIQRQLTEQWSVLATLTPSEYAEFRRFLGTSSGFQSYQYRAVEFILGNKNAAMIKLFDHDSSARELLETLLAEPTVYDEFLRYLHRCEHEVPERLLERDVTQPHEFTPELVPVFRHIYEHSREFWEAYEACEELVDLEENFQLWRFRHLKTVERTIGTVRGTGGSSGVNFLRAALDLTFFPELFAVRTEIQL
- a CDS encoding MFS transporter, whose amino-acid sequence is MTASGRVAGDFEARRHGVARLIPAAGLGACPAHPDVPAAARPPGETTEGARRCQRWTLAVVCLASALLLFNVTAPNVALPAIAADLSAGFSAQQWVLSSYAMVLASLLLAGGALGDRYGRRRMFLLGLAGFWAGSLLCTLAPTTGLLIVGRLVQGAGAAALFPSGLALIAAEFDGPARARAIGVWGASVSGAIALGPLLGGILVEAVGWRAQFALAVVLVLPTAAVGMRHLRESRDSSATRLDWWGAALLTGAMVLLIVLVQRGNAAGWLSPITLGMAGAALVLFALFTLVEFRTPTPLIAPALMRNPTFLGATLVAVVFAAAGFAPLVYLTLFLLHVHGSSPTLAGLEVAPFAVASLVVSLLAARVVARLGVRIALVGGLALCGAGLALMVELGPESGGLRLLPALLVFGIGAGVVNPTMTVAALSTVDAAHSGMASGINNTARQLGIAGGIAGLGAVFETRLADGTGARLTAGGVPAPQATAAAELAASGDLAAAGRSLGQAETALLPAYTTSFTHALTIVFVVGIGVIALGALVAVVLIRPAAAPGRTGTFTVVGDAEGRPTEATCTHLDGVRADVPPSTDKGCEDCLRDGGTWVHLRKCLRCGHVGCCDNSPGRHASGHWHASSHPIVQSHEPGEDWGWCYADQLLLQRIP